The DNA segment ATCGATGATCGATTTCGCTCTGGCCTCTCCGATTCCAGATAGCGTCATGAGTGCATCCATACCGGCCGTATTCAGATTTACTTTTGTGTCTTTTGTCCCTGGACCACCTGCAGTATCCGGGTCTGAAACAGAAGAAACCGCAGCCGCCGGCATGTCTTTCGTCTCTTCCTGCGTATACACCGTGACCTGCATTCCGTCGGTTAAAGTCTCTGCCTGATTCAGTACCCTCGTGTCTGCATCAGACAGAAGACCGCCTGCAGCTTCAATCAGCTGATATACCCGGCTGCCTGTGGAAAGCTCATAGACTCCTGGATTCTCCACAGCACCGCAGATATAGACATATATAGTCTCAGACTGCTTTGAATCAGACTTTACCTGTCCGTCAGAAGCGGAAGCCGTATTTTGGGAATCCGTGCTGTCGGTTATATTTGCATCCAAGGCAGAAGATACTGTAGCTAAAGCATCATCCTTTACTTTATATTCCTCTCCCGTCTGCGTACACGCGGCAAACAAACAGGTACATATTGTGATGACAGATATCGGCAAAACTGCCGAAAGGAATAACTCTTTCATGTTTTTCATAGATATGCACGCTCCTCACGCATTATTTTGCGGTGGATCCCTTGCCTGCACAACTACTCATATTGTAACGAACTTTTGCGAGAAATACAAGATGTCTGATAAAAAAAGAACTTATTCCCATTTAAAGATGACCACACCAGCGATGGCAACGACCATGCCAATAACTTTTCTCCACTCAAAGGGCTGTTTTTCCACCCCAAATATTCCCAGAAGTTCAATCAGATAAGCAACGATCAGCTGCGATATCACGATCAGCATCACGGCCTTTGAGGGGCCAAGCTTGTCCATGCTCTTCATGACTGTGATTGTAATAAATGCACCGATTACTCCGCCTAGCAGTGCATATTTATGATCCACCTGGATAAGTGCGCCGACATTATCACGTCCGGTAAACAGCCACGCCAGGGCACAGACCAGAAATGCTGAAATCTGCACCCATCCGGTTGAAACCCACAAGCTTGTCTGTTTCATAACATCTGTATTGAATACACCTTGAATACTCATAAGTGCCCCCGAGATCAGGGCAGTCAAAATTCCCATCATACTATAAGACTCCTTTCACGCACAATCTTTTGACATTAATAGCGTCTCCATATGATGGGATTTTATTCTTAAGTAAAGCTGTCCTTGTCTTGGGCTTTCATCACATCCGTCAGGGAAACCTTAAGCTTTTTGGCCATATCATCGATATCCTCTTTTGTGATGACAAGCGGCGGAACCAGACGAAGTACATTACCCGCCGCACTGATCACAAGAAGCCGATTTTTGGCTGCCGCTTCGATCACTTGCTCTACATATATCCCGTCCAGAACCAGCCCCTGCATGAATCCTTTTCCTCTTCTCTTATCCACAAAATCAAACTCATCGACGAGTTCATCTAATCGTTCCTCCAGATACGGGGTAAGCTCCCGTACATGATTTACGAGGTTTTCATTGTTTAGGATATCGACTACACTGCTCACGGCACGGCATGCAAGCGGGCTGCCTCCATAAGTTGTACCGTGATCTCCCGGCACTAGTGAACTTTTTGCCGTCTTTTGATTCAGGAGAAATGCACCCACTGGGAATCCGCCGCCCAGCCCTTTTGCAAGAGTCATGATATCCGGTTTCACCCCATATCCCTGCCATGCAAACATATATCCAGTTCTACCCATTCCGCACTGAATTTCATCCAGAATCAGAAGGATATCATGCTCATCACATAGTTTTCTGACTCCGACCAAAAAATCTTCGCTTGCCGGATAGATCCCTCCCTCTCCTTGAACAGTTTCAAGAATAACCGCACATGTTTTATCTGTCATGGCTGACCTTACGCTGTCAAGATCATTGAAATCAGCAAAGTGAACCCCAGCAATCAAAGGCTTGAAAGGTTCACGATAATAATCGTTTCCAGTCACAGACAGAGACCCCATACTTCTTCCATGAAAAGAATGATTCATGGCAATGATTTCATGGTCGGTATTCTTATCTCTTAGATATGCATACTTTTTTGCGGCCTTTATAGCGCCTTCTATTGCCTCCGTTCCGCTATTGGTAAAAAATGCACAATCCATCCCGGAGATACTTACAAGTTTCTCTGCCGCTTCGCCCATGGCAGTATTGAAATAGAGGTTTGAGGTGTGAATCAATTTGTCCATCTGATCTTTCAGAGCATCTATAAAAACCTGATTTTTATACCCGAGGACAGAGACAGCGATCCCCGCAGCGAAGTCCAGATACTCTTTTCCATCTGTATCATACAGGTGCACCCCCTTGCCTCTTTCAAGGACAATCGGCACCCGGTTGTATGTGTGAAGCACATTGGTTTCTGTCTTGTCCATATATTCACTTGTCTTCATAAAATCGCTTCTCCTCGTCACCTAATATGGCAGTCCCAATTCCTTTATTGGTAAAGATCTCAAGCAGGAGACAGTGCGGAATTCTTCCATCTAGTATGTGAACTCTGGATACATGATGCCTGATCGCATCCTGACAGTCGAGTAACTTGGGAATCATTCCGCCGCCCACATTTCCATTGCTGATTAAGTTATCTATCTCCCTTACATGTAGCTCGCTGATCAGACTTTTTGGGTTTTTGGGATCTTTGTACACCCCCTCCATATCTGTCAGGAAAGCGAGTTTCTCCGCAGACATTGCTTTGGCCAACGCACAGGCCGCATCATCCGCATTGACATTATAAGAGTGATACTCGTCGTCCATTCCGATCGGACATACCACAGGAAGAAAATCATCCTCCAGCAGATTTTGTAGGATCTTCGGGCAGACACTTTTCACTTCTCCCACATATCCGATATCTTTTCCATTCGAATATTTACGCTGCGTTTTTAACAGCTGTCCGTCTTTCCCGCTGATTCCGACTGCTTTGACTCCCAGCGACTCAATCTGGGCCACCAGTTTTTTGTTTACCTTGTTAAGTATCATCTCGGCGACTTCCATCGTAGACTCGTCTGTCACCCGGATTCCGTCTATAAACTGTGGCTTTATACCCAGTTTCTCTGACCACCGACTGATCTCTTTACCGCCTCCGTGTACGATGATTGGTTTGAAACCGACCAGTTTCAGCAAGACGACATCTTGTATCACGCTTCTCGTCAGTTTCTCATCCGTCATGGCACTTCCGCCATATTTTACAACGATGATTTTACGGTTAAATCTTTGAATATAGGGAAGCGCCTCAATCAGCACTTCCGCTTTGTCCAGATATTTCTGATTGACCATATTACTCCCTTCAGCTTCGATAATCCGAATTAATTTTGACATAGTCACAGGTGAGGTCGCATCCCCAGGCTGTGGCTGAAGATTCACCCATCTTCATATCGCACAGAACCGTAACCTCTGGTTCGGAAAGAATCTCTGTGGCTTTCTCTTCATCCACTTCAACAGCCACACCATCCCTCATAATCGTGATCCTTCCGGCTGCACTCTCAAAAAACAAGTCGATCACAGCGGGATTGAAGTTCACCCCGGAATAGCCAAGTGCACATAATATGCGCCCCCAGTTCGCGTCATGCCCACAGATCGCTGCTTTTGTGAGATTCGAGGAGACAACCGATTTTGATAACTTTACGGCATCCTCTTTCGATGCAGCCCCAAAAACTTTCACCTCAAAAAGTGCTGTTGCACCCTCCCCGTCACCGGCGATCTTCTTTGCCAGGATCGTATTCAACTCTAAGAGTGCCTGTAAGAACAGATCATACGCTTCATTCTTCTCTGTAATCTTGTCATTGAAAGCCGCCCCATTTGCGAGAAGCAAAACGGTGTCATTCGTCGAGGTGTCTCCGTCCACCGATATCATGTTATACGTATCTTTCACTACCTCGGAAAGTGCCGACTGAAGCAATTCTTTCGAGATGGCAAGATCCGTTGTGAGAAAAGACAACATCGTACACATATTCGGATGTATCATGCCGGAGCCTTTACACATGCCTGCCAGTGTCACTGTCTTTCCATCCACTTCGAAGGAAACCGCCGCTTCCTTTGACTTCGTATCCGTAGTCAGAACAGCTGCTGCTGCATCTTTTGCTGCTTCTCTTTTGCTGTCAAGCTTTAGTACAAGCATTCCCACGCCCTTCCTGATTTTATCGATAGGAACTTGCTTCCCAATTACCCCGGTCGAGGTTACAAGTACGGCCTCTTTGGGGATGCCAAAAGCTTTCGCTGCTTCCCTCGCCGTCTCTTCGCAGATCGTGGATCCCTCTTCTCCGGTACAGGCATTGGCAATTCCGCTGTTGCAGACAATCAGCTGTGCCAGGGTGCCTTCATTTACAATGTCTCTGTCCCATATGACCGGGGCCGCCTTGACAACGTTTGTGGTAAACGTTCCCGCTACTTGGGCGGGAATTTCACTGAATATCAAAGCCAGATCCTTTCTGCCGTTTTTTCTGATCCCCGCTGCTCCTCCGCAGGCTTTAAATCCCTTCGGTGCGGTTACTCCTCCGTCAAAAAATTCCATATATTCATCCTTTCTGTTTCTGATCATTATCTCGAGCCTATACTCGGCAGTTCAAGGAAACATTGGTGCCATGGTTAACCCTTCCTCTTCGGGGAGACCAAATAAGATATTCATATTCTGTACTGCCTGACCTGCCGCACCCTTTACGAGATTATCAAGTGCTCCCATCATGACAATTCTTCCCGTTCTCTCATCGATTTGAAAATTCAGATCCACATAGTTGCTGCCCCTC comes from the Blautia liquoris genome and includes:
- a CDS encoding helix-hairpin-helix domain-containing protein; protein product: MKNMKELFLSAVLPISVITICTCLFAACTQTGEEYKVKDDALATVSSALDANITDSTDSQNTASASDGQVKSDSKQSETIYVYICGAVENPGVYELSTGSRVYQLIEAAGGLLSDADTRVLNQAETLTDGMQVTVYTQEETKDMPAAAVSSVSDPDTAGGPGTKDTKVNLNTAGMDALMTLSGIGEARAKSIIDYREKHGGFDRIEDIMQIEGIKEKLFEKIKDQIDV
- a CDS encoding DMT family transporter, whose protein sequence is MMGILTALISGALMSIQGVFNTDVMKQTSLWVSTGWVQISAFLVCALAWLFTGRDNVGALIQVDHKYALLGGVIGAFITITVMKSMDKLGPSKAVMLIVISQLIVAYLIELLGIFGVEKQPFEWRKVIGMVVAIAGVVIFKWE
- a CDS encoding aspartate aminotransferase family protein; amino-acid sequence: MKTSEYMDKTETNVLHTYNRVPIVLERGKGVHLYDTDGKEYLDFAAGIAVSVLGYKNQVFIDALKDQMDKLIHTSNLYFNTAMGEAAEKLVSISGMDCAFFTNSGTEAIEGAIKAAKKYAYLRDKNTDHEIIAMNHSFHGRSMGSLSVTGNDYYREPFKPLIAGVHFADFNDLDSVRSAMTDKTCAVILETVQGEGGIYPASEDFLVGVRKLCDEHDILLILDEIQCGMGRTGYMFAWQGYGVKPDIMTLAKGLGGGFPVGAFLLNQKTAKSSLVPGDHGTTYGGSPLACRAVSSVVDILNNENLVNHVRELTPYLEERLDELVDEFDFVDKRRGKGFMQGLVLDGIYVEQVIEAAAKNRLLVISAAGNVLRLVPPLVITKEDIDDMAKKLKVSLTDVMKAQDKDSFT
- the argB gene encoding acetylglutamate kinase; protein product: MSKLIRIIEAEGSNMVNQKYLDKAEVLIEALPYIQRFNRKIIVVKYGGSAMTDEKLTRSVIQDVVLLKLVGFKPIIVHGGGKEISRWSEKLGIKPQFIDGIRVTDESTMEVAEMILNKVNKKLVAQIESLGVKAVGISGKDGQLLKTQRKYSNGKDIGYVGEVKSVCPKILQNLLEDDFLPVVCPIGMDDEYHSYNVNADDAACALAKAMSAEKLAFLTDMEGVYKDPKNPKSLISELHVREIDNLISNGNVGGGMIPKLLDCQDAIRHHVSRVHILDGRIPHCLLLEIFTNKGIGTAILGDEEKRFYEDK
- the argJ gene encoding bifunctional glutamate N-acetyltransferase/amino-acid acetyltransferase ArgJ — translated: MEFFDGGVTAPKGFKACGGAAGIRKNGRKDLALIFSEIPAQVAGTFTTNVVKAAPVIWDRDIVNEGTLAQLIVCNSGIANACTGEEGSTICEETAREAAKAFGIPKEAVLVTSTGVIGKQVPIDKIRKGVGMLVLKLDSKREAAKDAAAAVLTTDTKSKEAAVSFEVDGKTVTLAGMCKGSGMIHPNMCTMLSFLTTDLAISKELLQSALSEVVKDTYNMISVDGDTSTNDTVLLLANGAAFNDKITEKNEAYDLFLQALLELNTILAKKIAGDGEGATALFEVKVFGAASKEDAVKLSKSVVSSNLTKAAICGHDANWGRILCALGYSGVNFNPAVIDLFFESAAGRITIMRDGVAVEVDEEKATEILSEPEVTVLCDMKMGESSATAWGCDLTCDYVKINSDYRS